A genomic segment from Sulfuritalea hydrogenivorans sk43H encodes:
- the pssA gene encoding CDP-diacylglycerol--serine O-phosphatidyltransferase yields the protein MNPELRRRGIYVLPNLLTTAALFAGFYAIVQAMTGRFENAAVAIFIAMVFDGLDGRVARMTRTQSAFGAEYDSLSDMVSFGAAPALIAFEWAMKGMGKWGWIAAFVYCAGAALRLARFNTNIGVVDKRYFQGLPSPAAAALVAGFVWIINDLNIPGEEVRWYAFALTLFAGVTMVSTLPYWSGKDINLRRSVPFMVLPAIVLGYVLVSSYPPGVLFALFLAYALSGYVMAVSNWRSRRKQGANGG from the coding sequence ATGAACCCCGAACTGCGTCGGCGCGGCATTTATGTGCTGCCCAATCTGCTGACGACGGCTGCTTTATTCGCTGGCTTTTATGCCATTGTTCAGGCCATGACCGGCCGTTTCGAGAATGCGGCAGTGGCCATTTTCATCGCCATGGTATTCGATGGCCTTGACGGGCGCGTGGCACGCATGACGCGAACCCAGAGTGCTTTCGGCGCGGAATACGATTCGCTGTCCGACATGGTCTCCTTCGGCGCGGCTCCTGCCTTGATTGCATTCGAATGGGCCATGAAGGGGATGGGCAAGTGGGGCTGGATCGCCGCATTTGTTTACTGCGCAGGCGCCGCACTGCGCCTGGCCCGGTTCAATACCAATATCGGCGTGGTCGACAAGCGCTATTTTCAGGGACTGCCGAGCCCGGCTGCGGCTGCACTGGTGGCCGGATTCGTCTGGATCATCAACGATCTCAATATCCCCGGTGAAGAGGTTCGCTGGTATGCGTTTGCGTTGACTCTGTTTGCGGGAGTCACCATGGTCAGTACGCTGCCCTACTGGAGCGGCAAGGACATCAACCTGCGCCGGAGTGTACCGTTCATGGTACTTCCTGCCATTGTTCTTGGCTATGTGCTGGTGTCGTCGTATCCGCCGGGAGTGCTGTTCGCCTTGTTTCTTGCCTACGCCCTGTCGGGCTATGTAATGGCTGTGTCGAATTGGCGCAGTCGGCGGAAGCAAGGTGCGAACGGTGGCTAA
- the ilvN gene encoding acetolactate synthase small subunit has protein sequence MRHIISILIENEAGALSRVSGLFSARAFNIESLTVAPTEDASLSRMTIVSTGSDEVIEQITKQLNKLIDVVKVVDLSEAAHIERELMLVKVRAAGKDREEMKRIADIFRGRIIDVTDSTYVIELTGNGSKLDAFLEAIDRALILETVRTGVSGIGRGDRILKV, from the coding sequence ATGCGACACATTATTTCCATTCTTATTGAAAACGAGGCTGGCGCACTTTCCCGTGTTTCGGGACTGTTTTCTGCCCGCGCTTTCAACATCGAGTCGCTGACGGTAGCACCGACGGAAGATGCTTCACTTTCCCGCATGACCATTGTCAGCACGGGTTCTGACGAAGTCATCGAACAGATCACCAAGCAGCTCAACAAGCTGATAGATGTCGTCAAGGTAGTGGATCTGTCCGAGGCCGCGCACATCGAGCGCGAGCTGATGCTGGTCAAGGTGCGAGCCGCCGGCAAGGATCGTGAGGAGATGAAGCGCATCGCCGATATATTCCGCGGCCGCATCATCGATGTCACCGATTCGACCTACGTCATCGAACTGACGGGTAATGGCTCCAAGCTGGATGCCTTCCTCGAAGCCATCGATCGCGCGCTGATCCTCGAAACCGTTCGCACTGGCGTGTCCGGCATCGGACGCGGCGATCGCATTCTCAAAGTCTGA
- the ilvC gene encoding ketol-acid reductoisomerase translates to MKVYYDKDADLSLIKGRKVTIVGYGSQGHAHAQNLKDSGVKVTVGLRKGGASWDKAKKAGLKVEEVAKAVKDADVVMMLLPDETIPSVYYGEVESNMKKGAALAFAHGFNVHYNQVVPRTDVDVIMVAPKGPGHTVRSEYLRGGGVPSLIAIHQDKSGKAKDIALSYAAANGGTKGGVIETNFREETETDLFGEQAVLCGGLVELIKAGYETLTEAGYAPEMAYFECLHEVKLIVDLIFEGGIANMNYSISNNAEYGEYVTGPKVIGAEARAAMKDALKAIQEGEYAKKFILEGRTNYPEMTARRRLTAAHPIEQVGEQLRAMMPWIKKNKLVDQTKN, encoded by the coding sequence ATGAAAGTTTATTACGACAAGGACGCAGATCTGTCCCTCATCAAGGGTAGGAAAGTCACCATCGTCGGCTACGGCTCGCAAGGCCATGCTCATGCCCAGAACCTCAAGGATTCGGGCGTCAAGGTAACCGTCGGTTTGCGCAAGGGCGGCGCTTCGTGGGACAAGGCCAAGAAAGCCGGTCTCAAGGTCGAGGAAGTTGCCAAAGCGGTGAAGGATGCAGACGTCGTGATGATGCTGTTGCCTGACGAGACAATTCCCTCGGTTTATTACGGCGAGGTCGAATCCAACATGAAGAAGGGCGCAGCCCTGGCTTTCGCCCATGGCTTCAATGTTCATTACAACCAGGTGGTCCCGCGTACCGACGTCGATGTGATCATGGTCGCTCCGAAAGGCCCCGGCCATACCGTGCGTTCCGAGTATCTTCGTGGCGGCGGCGTTCCCTCGCTGATCGCCATTCATCAGGACAAGTCGGGCAAGGCCAAGGATATTGCTTTGTCCTATGCAGCAGCCAACGGCGGCACCAAGGGTGGCGTGATCGAGACCAACTTCCGCGAAGAAACCGAGACCGATCTGTTCGGGGAACAGGCGGTCCTTTGCGGCGGTCTGGTTGAATTGATCAAGGCCGGCTACGAGACACTGACCGAGGCCGGCTATGCGCCTGAGATGGCGTATTTCGAGTGCCTGCATGAGGTCAAGCTGATCGTCGATCTGATTTTCGAAGGCGGCATCGCCAACATGAACTACTCCATCTCCAACAATGCCGAGTATGGCGAGTACGTGACCGGCCCGAAAGTGATCGGTGCCGAAGCCCGCGCCGCAATGAAGGATGCCCTGAAGGCGATTCAGGAAGGCGAGTATGCGAAGAAGTTCATTCTCGAGGGCCGTACCAACTATCCGGAAATGACCGCGCGTCGTCGCTTGACGGCTGCCCATCCGATCGAGCAGGTCGGCGAGCAGTTGCGGGCAATGATGCCGTGGATCAAGAAGAACAAACTGGTCGACCAGACCAAGAATTGA